In the Methanophagales archaeon genome, AAATTAAAGCCAGCTCTGTTTCATCAAAAAACGCATAGTCTTTAAGCAGACTTTTTGTTAATTCCCGTTGAAAATTGACCCCCTTTCCCACTTAATTTTGACCCCCCTTAGTTATTACTCGTAGCTCCCATTTTCTCCTTTGTTCTATAACTAGGGCCATTAATGGCAATAATATGACTATGATGCAAAAGCCTGTCAAGTATCGCTGAGGCAATTACATCATCACAAAATATTTCTCCCCATTCTTCAAAAGGTTTGTTTGAGCTGATTATAATAGACCCCTTTTCATACCTCTTACTAATAAGCTGAAAAAATAGATTAGCCCCTTCCTTGTTTATGGGTAAATAACCAAGTTCATCTATAATAAGCAGTTCAAGACGACCTAAAATTTGAAGCTTCTTCCCAAATGAACCATTTACTCTAGCAGCCATAAGTTGCTCAATAAGTTCATTGGCGTAAGTAAAAAGTACTCTTTTCCTTTTCTCACAAGCCTTAAGACCCAAGGCAATAGATAGATGAGTCTTTCCTACTCCAGGGGGACCAAGAAAAAGCACATTTTCTGCCTTTCCTATAAAACTTAATTCTGCCAATTCTTTAATGAAGGCCTCTGGAATAGAAGGTTGAAAGGAAAAGTCAAATCCCTCTATGGTCTTTATTTGTGGAAATTTTGCCTTAGCTATCCTTGCATTGATAGAACGATCTGTCTTTGCCAAAACTTCTTCTTCCACAAGTCGGGCCAAAAATCCAATATAACTTGTTTTTACCTTTGAAGCCTTTGCTGCTTCTTCTTCAAATATCTCTGCTATACGATAGAGTGAGAGTCTTTTAAGTTGTTCTTTTATTCTTTCTGTTTCCATTGTTTACCTCCTTCTAACTGATTTTTAGCCTAGCATCATGCTCCGTTTATGGTGTCAAGGCCAAGCCTTTCAGGTGGCTCCGCCAGCCTTGACACCACTCCGCATGATGCTTTTAAATGTTAAAGTTAGAAAGCAAGGCAAAATCAATTTCCTCCTCCTTTAAAGAAATTGATTATAAAAACCCAATTCCCTTTTTATCTTAAGTCTGGGTAGCGGCCTTAAAGTAAAGGTAGGTCTTTGTTCCTCTAGTTCTCCTTCTTTTTCTAAAACACCCCTTATGAAATTAACAGAGTATGTATTATAGCTTATGGCCAAGGAGAATGCCTTGTGCATGTCTTCTTTTTTATAAACCTCTGCCAGTTTTAAAATCTCTCTTAAATGATAGCTTGCATTAAATTTCTGTTGCACAACAAGTCCTTCTAAAAATGACCTTGCTTCAGAAAACTTTTCTAAAAATGCCTCTTCAAGTAGCTTCTTTGTGCTGGGGAGCCTCTTTCTTAAACCTTCATAATGTTTTTGATCGATAATACTCATCCCTTTGTTTTCACTTATAGTATGAGTAGCAATAAGCACCCCTTTTTGAGAAAATACTTTAAGATATCTGCCCTGAGATACCCTTATCCACACATGCTTTCCTGCATAAGGCCAGGGAACACTATATCTATTGCCATCATAAGAGATAAGA is a window encoding:
- the istB gene encoding IS21-like element helper ATPase IstB, which translates into the protein METERIKEQLKRLSLYRIAEIFEEEAAKASKVKTSYIGFLARLVEEEVLAKTDRSINARIAKAKFPQIKTIEGFDFSFQPSIPEAFIKELAELSFIGKAENVLFLGPPGVGKTHLSIALGLKACEKRKRVLFTYANELIEQLMAARVNGSFGKKLQILGRLELLIIDELGYLPINKEGANLFFQLISKRYEKGSIIISSNKPFEEWGEIFCDDVIASAILDRLLHHSHIIAINGPSYRTKEKMGATSNN